A genomic window from Gemmatimonadaceae bacterium includes:
- a CDS encoding DUF393 domain-containing protein, producing the protein MNASDAAVPILVYDGDCGFCARSVQFVLAHDRRGTVRFAARDGIAGRAVRERHSHLLTVESMLWVETVDGREVVRTHSDAVLATAAYLGGGYAVLAALGRLVPRILRDPVYNAVARVRRRLLRRAPACALPQPHELARMLP; encoded by the coding sequence ATGAACGCGTCCGATGCCGCGGTGCCGATCCTCGTCTACGACGGCGATTGCGGATTCTGCGCACGATCGGTGCAGTTCGTCCTCGCCCACGACAGACGCGGCACCGTGCGCTTCGCCGCGCGCGACGGCATTGCCGGGCGCGCCGTGCGTGAGCGGCACTCGCATCTCCTGACCGTGGAGTCGATGCTCTGGGTCGAGACGGTGGACGGGCGCGAGGTGGTCCGCACGCACTCGGATGCCGTGCTCGCGACCGCCGCCTACCTCGGCGGCGGGTACGCCGTCCTGGCGGCACTCGGGCGGCTGGTTCCGCGCATCCTGCGCGACCCGGTCTATAACGCCGTGGCGCGCGTGCGCCGCCGCCTGCTCCGTCGCGCGCCGGCCTGTGCGTTGCCCCAGCCTCACGAACTGGCGAGGATGCTGCCGTAG